The Blastomonas fulva genome contains a region encoding:
- a CDS encoding penicillin-binding protein activator: protein MKHLYRKWQAILMLVLGTMFLAACQTMVPKTAPPSTPSQQPDQPTARPDDGPITGALPSDASRHRIALLLPLSGKDAAVGQSIANATTLALMDTKASNIRITSYDTARGALPAAQRAIADGNRLILGPLLGDDVVAMAATAKAANVPIISYSNDVGIAGNNVFIMGYVPAQSIDRVVRHARAQGITRFAALVPAGTYGQRASSAILASVKAAGGTVVSMQSYGSGNAAVTTALKKMQQESAYEAILIADSGAAAIRIVPLIRANGGTDARILGTELWNTERALATSPAVRGAWFASVSDGLYRQYATKYRAQFGTDPFRLSTLGYDSVLLTTRIARDWKPGTPFPMDRLRDAGGFIGLDGAFRFGRSGVAERLLEVQQVGAGQMTIASPAPKSFAD from the coding sequence GTGAAACACCTCTATCGAAAATGGCAGGCCATCCTCATGCTGGTGCTGGGCACCATGTTCCTGGCTGCGTGCCAGACCATGGTTCCCAAGACCGCGCCGCCTTCCACCCCCAGCCAGCAGCCCGACCAGCCCACCGCCCGTCCCGACGACGGCCCGATCACCGGCGCGCTGCCCAGCGACGCTTCGCGGCACCGTATTGCGCTGCTGCTGCCGCTCTCCGGCAAGGACGCCGCGGTCGGCCAGTCGATCGCCAATGCGACCACGCTGGCGCTGATGGACACCAAAGCCAGCAATATCCGCATCACCAGCTATGATACCGCCCGTGGCGCGCTGCCCGCAGCGCAGCGCGCGATCGCGGATGGCAACCGGCTGATCCTGGGGCCGCTGCTGGGCGATGACGTGGTCGCCATGGCCGCCACCGCCAAGGCCGCCAATGTCCCGATCATCAGCTATTCCAACGATGTCGGCATTGCCGGCAACAACGTCTTCATCATGGGCTATGTCCCTGCCCAGTCGATCGACCGTGTCGTCCGCCACGCCCGCGCACAGGGCATCACCCGCTTTGCCGCTCTGGTCCCCGCCGGCACCTACGGCCAGCGCGCCTCGTCGGCGATACTGGCGTCGGTCAAGGCCGCAGGCGGCACCGTGGTATCGATGCAGAGCTATGGGTCGGGCAACGCGGCGGTGACCACGGCGCTCAAGAAGATGCAGCAAGAGAGCGCTTATGAGGCGATCCTGATCGCCGACAGCGGTGCAGCCGCCATCCGCATCGTACCGCTGATCCGCGCCAATGGGGGCACCGACGCGCGCATCCTGGGCACCGAATTGTGGAACACCGAACGCGCGCTCGCCACCTCGCCCGCGGTGCGCGGTGCCTGGTTCGCCAGCGTGTCCGATGGCCTGTATCGTCAGTACGCCACCAAATATCGCGCGCAGTTCGGCACAGATCCGTTCCGCCTTTCGACCCTCGGCTATGACAGCGTGCTCCTGACCACCCGCATTGCGCGCGACTGGAAACCCGGAACGCCCTTCCCGATGGACCGGCTGCGCGATGCGGGCGGCTTTATCGGTCTGGATGGCGCCTTCCGGTTTGGCCGCAGCGGCGTTGCAGAGCGTCTGCTGGAAGTGCAGCAGGTGGGTGCAGGCCAAATGACGATCGCATCGCCAGCGCCCAAGTCCTTCGCCGACTGA
- a CDS encoding enoyl-CoA hydratase-related protein, producing the protein MAHFDPKTYRNALGQFATGVTIVTTRDSEGNAIGVTANSFNSVSLDPPLVLWSLARSARSMAAFEQAGDFAVHILASDQDHLANLFASRVDDKFAGMDILGDGPPRIDGCSARLVCTTRHLYEGGDHVIMVGEVIDYESEGKPPLLFHSGGYADRIAREARSGPPPVLYTVEDRIATITLNRPDTRNALAEEVIGALVSALEAADADPEIDCVILTGEGPSFCSGGNIKQIKALTSEQHMSPMELENWYKTQIQRIPLTMDRMSVPVIAAVRGHAIGAGCDLACMADIRIAAEDAVFAESFLRVGIIPGDGGAWLLPRIIGLAKASQMMLTGEFIDAHKAERYGLVSEVVPVFALAERAKALARMVAQFPPSAIRKTKRLIKDARDVSLVEHLDQAAIWQGVLQQMDDHREAIDAILEKRAPRFQGK; encoded by the coding sequence ATGGCCCATTTCGATCCCAAGACCTATCGCAACGCGCTCGGACAGTTCGCCACAGGCGTGACGATCGTCACCACCCGCGACAGCGAAGGCAATGCGATTGGCGTCACCGCCAACAGCTTCAATTCGGTCTCGCTCGATCCGCCGCTGGTGCTGTGGTCGCTGGCGCGTTCGGCGCGGTCAATGGCAGCCTTCGAACAGGCTGGCGACTTTGCCGTGCACATCCTGGCCAGCGATCAGGACCATCTCGCCAATCTGTTCGCCTCGCGGGTCGACGACAAGTTTGCCGGCATGGACATTCTGGGCGACGGGCCGCCGCGAATCGACGGTTGCTCGGCGCGACTGGTGTGCACCACGCGTCATCTGTACGAGGGCGGCGACCATGTGATCATGGTCGGCGAGGTCATCGACTACGAGAGCGAAGGCAAGCCACCTTTGCTGTTCCACAGCGGCGGCTATGCCGATCGCATCGCCCGCGAGGCACGCTCGGGCCCGCCGCCGGTGCTCTACACTGTCGAGGACCGCATCGCGACGATCACGCTCAATCGCCCCGACACGCGCAACGCGCTGGCCGAAGAGGTCATCGGCGCGCTGGTATCGGCGCTCGAAGCGGCCGACGCGGATCCGGAAATCGACTGCGTGATCCTTACCGGCGAGGGGCCCAGCTTCTGTTCGGGTGGCAACATCAAGCAGATCAAGGCGCTGACATCGGAGCAGCATATGAGCCCGATGGAGCTGGAAAACTGGTACAAGACCCAGATCCAGCGCATCCCGCTGACTATGGATCGCATGTCGGTGCCGGTCATCGCCGCGGTGCGGGGACATGCGATCGGCGCAGGGTGCGATCTGGCGTGCATGGCGGATATCCGCATTGCCGCCGAGGATGCGGTTTTTGCCGAGAGCTTCCTGCGGGTCGGCATCATCCCGGGCGATGGCGGAGCGTGGCTGCTTCCGCGGATCATCGGCCTCGCCAAGGCCAGCCAGATGATGCTGACCGGCGAATTCATCGATGCCCACAAGGCCGAGCGTTATGGTCTGGTGTCGGAAGTGGTGCCGGTCTTTGCGCTCGCCGAGCGCGCCAAGGCGCTGGCGCGGATGGTTGCGCAGTTCCCGCCTTCGGCGATCCGCAAGACCAAGCGACTGATCAAGGATGCGCGTGATGTATCGCTGGTGGAGCATCTCGATCAGGCGGCCATCTGGCAGGGCGTGCTGCAGCAGATGGACGATCACCGCGAGGCGATCGACGCCATTCTCGAGAAACGAGCCCCCCGGTTTCAGGGCAAGTAA